The genomic window CACAAAGAGAAAAACTCACCCTATTTGGCATCACTAACAGGTTCTGACCCTTGCGCGCTGTTCCAGACTCCACCTTGCCCATCACTACGGTGCCCATATCCTTGTACTTGTCCACAATTGGCATGATGAAAGGCCCGTCAGACTTGCGGTTGAGCGAGGGCAGCTCGTCAATGAACGGAATGAAGGCGGGCCCCCGGTACCAGGGGCAGAGCGTCTCCGAGATTTGTTCTTTCAGCCCGTATCCGCTGAGGCCCGAGCAAGGCATAAAGGTAAGGTCCTTGGCCGGGTTGAAGCCCAGCTTCTTGAGGTATGGTAGTATCTTGTCTTTGCATTCGTTGTAGCGCGTCTGATCCCAATTGACCGTTGGGTCATCCATTTTGTTGACCAGCACGACCAGATGCTTAACGCCGGCGGTCTTGGCCAACATGGCGTGTTCTCGGGTCTGGCCACCGCGGTCGAAGCCCGTCTCGAATTCACCCTTTCGCGCCGAGATGACCAGCACTGCGAGATCGGCCTGCGCCGCTCCACCGATCATGTTCGGCACGAAGCTCTTGTGACCGGGTGCGTCGAGGATAGTGAAATGCTTTCGGTCCGTTTCGAAATAGGCTCGTCCCACCTCGACGGTCTTGCCCTTGTCTCGCTCCTCCTGGTTGGTGTCCAGCGCCCAGGACAAGTACCAACTCTCACGCGACTTCTCACGTGCCTCCCGCTCGTACTTCTCCAGTGTCCGCTTGTCCACCATGCCCGTGAGCGACATGATCTGTCCGCCAATAGTTGATTTGCCAGCATCTACCCATCGCAAAGTACCAATGTcaataatgaaaatatgtatataagtcATGATAACTCACCAACATGACCAATGAACACAACATTCACGTGCTCACGCTTGCTCCTATTTTCCTCCACCTTGACCACTTTCTTCTTGGACACCTTCGGCGTGGCCTCGCCCTCCGTGAACTCAGCATCTTCcacctcctcgtcctcggGCGTGATTACTGCATCGTCCACATCCCAGCTGTCAGCGGGATCGGTTTctacacacaaaacacaaagaaaTGGTCATTAGTACAGTCATTTGCTGGGTTGGTTTAACTGCGCTTGGTTGTGGTAATAACATTGCTTGCATTAAGTAATAACattactatttattttcattcgaCTATCTTAAAAACTggtaattttgaaaatttctcAAAAAGTTGTCGTTCTCTCCAGATTAATCCAGTTTAAACCAAATAAAGCAATGgagtttttggcaattgttCACTTTCtctatttctatttctctATTTTACAAACGAAACCTTTGTATTTTCTGTGGTATTTAGTAAAGACAAACGTGTCTCTTTTATATAGAAAAGTATAAATGTAATGGCTTTTGTGTTCCTTTTATATTGGCACATGAAACAACTGtgcacataaattattttaaatttaggTCGACTTGTTGACAACTTCGTTCCCTTAGAGCACTTTTAGATGATTTAAACTCGCGGAAATTGCCGTGTAACCAGGTTGAGCTACTCTACtaattatatactttattcGCGGCCAATCGGTGTTAATTCTGTAAGTACTACCACATGCCTTCGACGTGTTTGACCTGGTGGCCACATGCTAATTGGTAATCACTGGCTCTAGCCAGCCGGTCGGGTGAGTCATGTGCGGGATTGGATTGGAGTATTGTGCTGGTGACAACGTGCTTGGTTAATTGTACTATTATTGTGTTAACTTCCCGCATCCTTTACCGTAAATGTCGGAGGACCAATTGACCGCCTGGAGCGGGGCTGTAACGAATAAGACACCGACTCCCAGATTACTAACTTTTTCTCCACTGCGATACCGATGGCTTCTTGGAGTAAATGTATCGAGATCCGGCGCCCTTACTCATGATTGCGATTCACAAAACTCAAACCTAATCGGATTTCGGAACTATGAGCGGATGTGAGTATAGCCGGAGGAACGAGCTACGATCGCGCCAAAGTGTAAGAGCCAAAAGCAAATGCTATTTTTTTCGACGGTTTGGCAAGCGCGCCGCACAGCCAAACGCCATGGAATCAAGTTCGAAGCGGTTTCAACCGCCGGCGAGCTGCAATAAGCGCTTCCATTCGGGCCAAGCAACTACAAAAGTCGCCACATTGGAGTCGCTGCGATAACGACGAGTGAGCCATTCCCTGCCCATGCCATTCCAGTCCACACCGCCAGTCGAAGCTGGGCGCAGCGTAGGCTCCGTTGAATGGCTGGCAAAAGAGCAAACGTGTCCAAAACACAAGAATTCGGGGGCAAGCATTTGCGAGTGTGGGAGCAGAAGAAGGGGACAAGGCAATGGCCAAATAAACGACGGCACAAAGCGTAGCGGCAGTAAAATGGCAGCACGAACAGCTGCTCGTCGGCGTCGCCGGGCGAATGGCAAGTGGGTGAGTGGCCACCAGTGATGCGCTGTGATTGGGAACAGTCAACCAAATGACAGTGATTGTGATTGCTTCATCAAGACATCAAAGCCTAATCAGAAAATATGTTTTGCTAAAAAACTATTCTAGATTTTTGACACAATAATGTTGAATTTATAAAACGGAAACGTACTAAATTGAAAGATTTAGAGGCAGTTAAAGAGTGATATAATTTCTATATTCACAAATACGTGTAAATTATTCACAGACATTATGCGAGGCAGCAAATTCTATTATCGTAAAAATTAGCAGTCCTGGAAACAAATTCCTAGCCAAATGCGAGTGAAGTAAGCTATAGTGAGAACAAACTCttcaaaaacccaaaacataATATAAGTATGGTATTTTAGAGATTGACATTAAATCTAGCTCGTAATAGTACACAACCTGGTTGTAAAACCTGTGCATAGCTCCCATAGACTTAATAAACAtctcaaaataaaaatttatttaagacGGAATTTCTCGTAAATGCCAAAGTCATTGTGAGAAAAAGGTGATCAACGTTGATAATAGACTCAAcaagtatttttaaatgaatttaccTACATTTGTACAAGTCGAAAATGTCAAAGTGCATAACTAATTCTCAATCGCCAAGTTGTTTCTAGAAAACACCTTGTTTCTATAGGCCTGATTTCACCATTTGGTGACACTTCTTAGTGACTCTGGCCGTGATTGCTGGGCATCTCTGCGAAGAG from Drosophila yakuba strain Tai18E2 chromosome 2L, Prin_Dyak_Tai18E2_2.1, whole genome shotgun sequence includes these protein-coding regions:
- the LOC6527384 gene encoding eukaryotic peptide chain release factor GTP-binding subunit ERF3A isoform X1, producing the protein MAAQENTEISTKFSTLNVNAVEFVPSFSYNSVVNVAEEAAAVVVASVAAEETADPGPASGSATPATTPDSVGSGGSTAGAAPPPAQGAGAAAAPTAQPPTSSSNSASPAPGSPANTPSTGAAAAAAPTPIDGLNPSDKIANNETDPADSWDVDDAVITPEDEEVEDAEFTEGEATPKVSKKKVVKVEENRSKREHVNVVFIGHVDAGKSTIGGQIMSLTGMVDKRTLEKYEREAREKSRESWYLSWALDTNQEERDKGKTVEVGRAYFETDRKHFTILDAPGHKSFVPNMIGGAAQADLAVLVISARKGEFETGFDRGGQTREHAMLAKTAGVKHLVVLVNKMDDPTVNWDQTRYNECKDKILPYLKKLGFNPAKDLTFMPCSGLSGYGLKEQISETLCPWYRGPAFIPFIDELPSLNRKSDGPFIMPIVDKYKDMGTVVMGKVESGTARKGQNLLVMPNRTQVAVDQLFSDDFEVTSVGPGENVKIKLKGIEEEDVSPGFVLCDAANPIKTGKIFDAQVVILEHKSIICAGYSAVMHIHCAAEEVTVKALICLVDKKTGDKSKTRPRFVKQDQVAIMRIECSGMICLEQFKLFPQMGRFTLRDENKTIAIGKVLKVVE
- the LOC6527384 gene encoding eukaryotic peptide chain release factor GTP-binding subunit ERF3A isoform X3 translates to MSKGAGSRYIYSKKPSVSQWRKKTDPADSWDVDDAVITPEDEEVEDAEFTEGEATPKVSKKKVVKVEENRSKREHVNVVFIGHVDAGKSTIGGQIMSLTGMVDKRTLEKYEREAREKSRESWYLSWALDTNQEERDKGKTVEVGRAYFETDRKHFTILDAPGHKSFVPNMIGGAAQADLAVLVISARKGEFETGFDRGGQTREHAMLAKTAGVKHLVVLVNKMDDPTVNWDQTRYNECKDKILPYLKKLGFNPAKDLTFMPCSGLSGYGLKEQISETLCPWYRGPAFIPFIDELPSLNRKSDGPFIMPIVDKYKDMGTVVMGKVESGTARKGQNLLVMPNRTQVAVDQLFSDDFEVTSVGPGENVKIKLKGIEEEDVSPGFVLCDAANPIKTGKIFDAQVVILEHKSIICAGYSAVMHIHCAAEEVTVKALICLVDKKTGDKSKTRPRFVKQDQVAIMRIECSGMICLEQFKLFPQMGRFTLRDENKTIAIGKVLKVVE
- the LOC6527384 gene encoding eukaryotic peptide chain release factor GTP-binding subunit ERF3A isoform X2, translating into MREVNTIIVQLTKHVVTSTILQSNPAHDSPDRLARASDYQLACGHQVKHVEETDPADSWDVDDAVITPEDEEVEDAEFTEGEATPKVSKKKVVKVEENRSKREHVNVVFIGHVDAGKSTIGGQIMSLTGMVDKRTLEKYEREAREKSRESWYLSWALDTNQEERDKGKTVEVGRAYFETDRKHFTILDAPGHKSFVPNMIGGAAQADLAVLVISARKGEFETGFDRGGQTREHAMLAKTAGVKHLVVLVNKMDDPTVNWDQTRYNECKDKILPYLKKLGFNPAKDLTFMPCSGLSGYGLKEQISETLCPWYRGPAFIPFIDELPSLNRKSDGPFIMPIVDKYKDMGTVVMGKVESGTARKGQNLLVMPNRTQVAVDQLFSDDFEVTSVGPGENVKIKLKGIEEEDVSPGFVLCDAANPIKTGKIFDAQVVILEHKSIICAGYSAVMHIHCAAEEVTVKALICLVDKKTGDKSKTRPRFVKQDQVAIMRIECSGMICLEQFKLFPQMGRFTLRDENKTIAIGKVLKVVE